One window of the Leptotrichia hongkongensis genome contains the following:
- the deoC gene encoding deoxyribose-phosphate aldolase, translated as MEINKFIDHTILKAAATKEDVKKLCDEAKEYGFYSVCVNGANVEYAFSQVKDSDVKVAAVVGFPLGAMATDVKVFEAKKAIEDGASEIDMVINVGALKDKDYGLVENEIRKIKEIIGSNVLKVIIETCYLTDDEKVKACELSVNAKADFVKTSTGFGTGGATFEDVELMKKTVGDKAEVKASGGVKDLKTAKKYIELGATRLGTSSGIAIVTGLESEKAGY; from the coding sequence ATGGAAATAAACAAATTTATTGATCATACAATTTTGAAAGCAGCAGCTACAAAGGAAGATGTAAAAAAATTATGCGATGAAGCGAAAGAATATGGATTTTATTCAGTTTGTGTAAATGGGGCGAATGTTGAATATGCTTTTAGTCAAGTTAAGGACAGCGATGTGAAAGTTGCAGCAGTAGTTGGGTTTCCTTTGGGAGCGATGGCGACTGATGTGAAGGTGTTTGAAGCGAAAAAAGCGATTGAAGACGGTGCTTCGGAAATTGATATGGTTATTAATGTTGGAGCATTGAAGGATAAGGACTATGGTTTAGTGGAAAATGAAATTAGAAAAATAAAAGAGATAATTGGAAGCAATGTTTTGAAAGTTATAATCGAAACTTGCTATTTGACTGATGATGAAAAAGTGAAAGCATGTGAATTATCAGTTAATGCAAAGGCAGATTTTGTAAAAACTTCGACAGGATTTGGAACAGGAGGAGCTACATTTGAAGATGTAGAGCTTATGAAAAAAACTGTTGGAGATAAAGCGGAAGTAAAGGCAAGTGGTGGAGTGAAAGACCTTAAAACTGCAAAAAAATATATTGAATTAGGAGCAACAAGACTAGGAACAAGTTCAGGAATCGCTATTGTAACAGGACTGGAAAGTGAAAAGGCTGGCTATTAA
- a CDS encoding DKNYY domain-containing protein, whose protein sequence is MKKILKKIVLLLILANVGFGDVAQIIGDYYSIDKGKVYYKNKILEGANPKTAELIGFYLLKDDKNVYYMGEKIKDVKIKNFEKLGQNYWKNDNKIYYRDKKIENADIMSFKVLNEDFAKDKNNVYIGNSSIGLWKLDKIENPETFEFLSDTINTDSFYGKDKYNVYYVNRIFLSSFGTYTWIGFKVEGINKDKVEVLNKWFIKDDKNIYFKGKILEDADYNTFEVLSNGDGKDKNQSYEYLTKDELEWF, encoded by the coding sequence GTGAAAAAAATTTTAAAAAAAATAGTATTATTATTAATTTTGGCAAATGTGGGATTTGGAGATGTTGCACAAATTATAGGAGATTATTATTCGATAGATAAAGGAAAGGTTTATTACAAAAATAAAATTTTGGAAGGAGCAAATCCGAAAACTGCTGAGTTGATAGGATTTTATCTTTTAAAAGATGATAAGAATGTTTATTACATGGGTGAAAAAATAAAAGATGTAAAAATTAAAAATTTTGAAAAATTAGGGCAGAATTATTGGAAAAATGATAATAAAATTTATTATCGGGATAAAAAAATAGAAAATGCTGATATTATGAGCTTTAAAGTTTTAAATGAAGATTTTGCGAAAGATAAAAATAATGTGTATATAGGAAATAGCAGCATAGGACTTTGGAAACTTGATAAAATAGAAAATCCTGAAACATTCGAATTTTTATCAGATACTATAAATACTGATTCATTTTATGGAAAAGACAAATATAATGTTTATTATGTAAATAGGATATTTTTAAGTAGTTTTGGTACATATACTTGGATAGGATTTAAAGTAGAAGGAATTAATAAAGATAAAGTAGAAGTTCTGAATAAATGGTTTATAAAAGATGATAAAAATATTTATTTTAAGGGAAAAATTTTAGAAGATGCTGATTACAATACATTTGAAGTGCTTTCAAATGGAGATGGAAAAGATAAAAATCAAAGTTATGAATATTTGACTAAAGATGAGCTGGAATGGTTTTAA
- a CDS encoding endonuclease/exonuclease/phosphatase family protein has translation MEFRIMTYNIYGARLADGKKLAKSIKKYKPDFVALQEVDKNTKRSNFRDVTQDFALELGYNYYYFQKAMDFDKGEFGIAFVSKYDVKNIYVHELPSAGNEKRQVLAAQISSKYKKHILVINTHLDYEPTVKSTQIDDLMTVIDYFKGDIKFLCGDFNLLPTTEHYRKITENWNDTYFEGKDLENKSNLENRNLETQRIDYIMAKKDANYRTKQSFFINDDSQEWTKLSDHLPYMAVLEVE, from the coding sequence ATGGAATTTAGAATAATGACTTACAATATTTATGGAGCAAGGCTTGCGGATGGGAAAAAATTGGCAAAAAGCATAAAAAAATATAAGCCTGATTTTGTTGCATTGCAGGAAGTTGATAAAAATACGAAAAGAAGTAATTTTCGTGATGTAACGCAGGATTTTGCACTTGAACTTGGGTATAATTATTATTATTTTCAAAAGGCGATGGATTTTGACAAAGGGGAGTTTGGAATTGCGTTTGTTTCCAAATATGATGTGAAAAATATATATGTTCACGAGCTGCCGTCTGCTGGAAATGAAAAAAGACAGGTTTTGGCGGCACAAATTAGTTCAAAGTATAAAAAACATATTTTGGTTATAAATACTCATCTAGATTATGAACCTACAGTAAAAAGTACCCAAATTGATGATTTGATGACAGTTATAGATTATTTTAAGGGAGATATAAAATTTTTATGCGGTGATTTTAACCTTTTGCCAACAACAGAGCATTATCGTAAAATTACTGAAAACTGGAATGACACTTATTTTGAAGGCAAGGATTTAGAAAATAAATCAAATCTTGAAAACAGAAATCTTGAAACCCAGAGAATTGACTATATAATGGCAAAAAAAGATGCGAATTACAGAACTAAGCAAAGTTTTTTTATAAATGATGATTCGCAGGAATGGACAAAATTGTCGGATCATTTGCCGTATATGGCGGTGTTGGAAGTAGAATAA
- a CDS encoding amidohydrolase family protein: protein MIIDSHQHLILPTELQIEQMNKAGVDKAILFTTTPHPEKAKTLTEFKTEMSILFKILGGENSLENNKKRFKKDISDLMKVINNYPDKFYGFGTVPLGLSLEETQIWIKQYIIDNGLKGVGEFTPGNDEQVSKLETIFKALKQYENFPIWVHTFNPVTLNGIKILENLTRKYFKTPVIFGHMGGYNWMEVTDFVKNTPNAYIDLSAAFSTLALKMIITEVPDKCLFSSDAPYGDSFLNKQAIKYLSPSKKISDKILGENIIKLLGLK, encoded by the coding sequence ATGATAATAGATAGTCACCAACATTTAATATTGCCAACAGAATTACAAATTGAACAAATGAATAAAGCAGGAGTAGACAAGGCAATACTTTTTACAACGACTCCACATCCTGAAAAAGCTAAAACATTGACTGAATTTAAAACTGAGATGTCAATTTTATTTAAAATTTTAGGAGGAGAAAATTCTCTTGAAAATAATAAAAAAAGATTTAAAAAGGATATTTCTGATTTAATGAAAGTGATAAATAATTACCCTGATAAATTTTATGGCTTTGGAACCGTTCCACTTGGATTATCCCTTGAAGAAACTCAAATCTGGATAAAACAATATATTATTGACAATGGATTAAAAGGCGTTGGCGAATTTACACCTGGAAATGATGAACAAGTAAGCAAATTGGAAACAATTTTTAAAGCACTAAAACAATATGAAAACTTTCCCATATGGGTTCACACTTTTAATCCAGTCACTCTAAACGGTATAAAAATTCTTGAAAATCTCACAAGAAAATATTTCAAAACACCAGTAATTTTTGGACATATGGGAGGCTATAACTGGATGGAAGTAACAGATTTTGTAAAAAATACACCAAATGCCTACATTGATTTATCCGCTGCTTTTTCTACACTCGCATTAAAAATGATAATAACAGAAGTTCCTGACAAATGTCTATTTAGTTCTGACGCTCCTTACGGTGATTCATTTTTAAATAAACAGGCAATAAAATATTTAAGTCCATCTAAAAAAATATCAGATAAAATACTTGGAGAGAATATCATAAAATTATTGGGATTAAAATAA
- a CDS encoding winged helix-turn-helix transcriptional regulator codes for MSKTEAVSNACPMELGINILSGKWKLRILWNLYIKKVVRFNELQRNLGNITTKTLTEQLRELEDKKIIKRTIYPEIPPKVEYSLTEIGSSIEPVLKTLCDWGNEYLELIDNNIE; via the coding sequence ATGTCAAAAACAGAAGCAGTTTCAAACGCTTGTCCAATGGAGTTAGGAATAAACATACTCAGTGGGAAATGGAAATTAAGGATTTTATGGAATTTGTATATTAAAAAAGTGGTCAGATTTAATGAATTGCAAAGAAACCTGGGAAATATTACTACAAAAACTTTGACAGAGCAATTGAGAGAACTTGAAGATAAAAAAATAATAAAAAGAACTATTTATCCTGAAATTCCTCCAAAAGTTGAATATTCTCTGACTGAAATAGGCAGTTCTATTGAGCCTGTATTAAAAACTTTATGCGATTGGGGAAATGAATATTTGGAATTGATTGATAATAATATAGAATGA